Within the Miscanthus floridulus cultivar M001 chromosome 2, ASM1932011v1, whole genome shotgun sequence genome, the region AACAGCAAGTGAATCGTTGTCATGGACTATGATCCAAACTTAAGAAATGAGAATAATCTCTTGTTTTTACTGTGAAGATATTCAATTGGTGTTTAGTTTTTTTCTCCACCAGCAGACAACAGAACCCTGCATAGATGCTGTTTCAGCATTCATATTGTTACCAGAAAAGATGTTAAAGAAGCAAACAACAAGGACACACGCCAGCATGACCTAGCAAGTTTTTCCGAGGCCAAATGGTAATAAAGGTAATCAAGTGAGCAAAGCAAAGATTACGATATAGAGAATTTTATGCAGTTTCTCAGATATCCTTCTGCTTTTAAGTAACTCCCTAAACTGCCACATATTCATATCAGAGTAGAGGCAATATAAAACAATAAAGCAGGCATGAGGTGATCAAGACGAAAAATGAAGCTTTTCCCCCTTCACAAGTACAACATAAAGCCATGAACATATAGGGCTTGAGTGGTGATGAGTTTCTAGATTGAAACTACAACTGGAGCAAAAACAATAGCTATGCTAATTAATAGAACACAAATAGATGAAATAACTCCGGCAATTTGTCAAGGATGCAGAACTTATATCATCATTGCAAATTCACCGTGTTACTTATTTGAAAGTATGCACAGAAGAAACGATAAGCAAAAATTTCACAGTTAGGCCAACCGCTGCGTATGCAGTATGACTCAAACAAGATGGAGGGCTACAAGGATGGACGTAGACAAATATATGCCTACTACAAGATGGTACAGTTCATCATTTCTGCCAGAGATGAAAATGTAGAACATGACACCCACAGCCCTTTAAATTCTACGTATCAATAATAGAAGCACTAAAGAGTAATTAAAGATAGATGGtaggaatttttttaaaaaaatagcagCTAGCATACCACTAGAGCAAAGctgcaaccaaatttgtgggaTCCATCTGGACATGTGTTGTATTAAATTCTTATATTGCCCTTACACCATGTGCACCACCCCAAACATGACCCTGCACTAGTTGAACACACTGAAAAGACCAATCTACTATTGTGACATTTTTTAGGCATAAAAAAGATATTTGAGTTGGCACATTTAAAATAGCAAAGGGACTTGATGTTTCGTTCTCTAGCTGAGGAAACAAAAACATCAAAACTGCAGGAGAAAATGGGCAGAAAATTGAAGAGAACAGTCCTGACCACTTACCAGTTAGCGATAGGAGCACAAGCTAGGGTAAGCTATGACCATTAAGCATAAACAAGTGCTCGGCTGGTAGCTGTTATGACTGATCCACGACACGAATACTTCAAATTGAAACAATGAAGGGATGTGGCTAGATGAACAGAAGTATTACCATAGATTTTGGGGATTTTTAATGTCAATATAAGATATAACAGAATGGGAATTCATGTTCAACCAATCCAGTATGTACACAAACAGTAGGGATGCAAATACAACAATTGTTCTCTCTACCTACAATATTGACAAAATTGATTTCCCCAAAACATTCATTGCTATTCCTTTCTTGAAGGTTTGCACTTGTGTGTTTGACCTAATTTGGTTGCAAAGCTTACTCCAAGATGCTTGCTCATAGCCATCTCTTAGTAATAATTCTTAAATGAGACAAAGGAAGGGGGAATGCTAGGCCTTCATTTACATCAAAAGCCCCAAGAAATCATAATCTGGGTTCCATTCTTACACTAGCCCTAGTTCTTCAGTGCTATTGTTACCAAGGAAAACTGCGCTCAGCCACTACGGGACTGCGACGAACTCGCTGGCTGACCAAAACAGCCAAATAGATTCCTAAGTAGGCGGCGAATCCGACCTTCACCACCATCCACTTGGCCATCTCCCTCTGGCCATGTCACCCGCCTCGGCCCAACCCCGTTACTGAAGCCGCCATCCAGCTCCGTGTAGACGACGGGGAGCTGCTCTCTAGGCCCACCGGCGAACCTCCCTACGGCAAATCCACCGCGTGGAAGTCGCCATATGGTGAGCCCAGCATCCGCCTCCGCATCTGGGGTGGCTGCAGCCGGAAGCTCCTGGCGGCAGACGGGGCAGGAGTTGCGGAGCGAGAGCCAGGGAAGGATGCAGTCCTGGTGGTAGACGTGCTTGCACGGCATCTCCCGGCCGGCGGCGCCAGGCTCAAAGGCCTCCTGGCACACGGCACAGTGAGCACCACCTCCGGCGACCGTCACCGACGGCATGGACTCCACCGCAGCCTTCGACGCCGGCGGACGCGGAGCCGCCGCCTCCAGTCGTGAGAACTGGTCGAGCAGGCGGTGGAAACCAGACCCCATGAGGAGGTGCTGGACGTCACCGGGCAGCGGCCGCAGCCCTTCGCCCGCGCCGTCGTCGTAGTAGAGCTCGAACCCAGAAAGCGATCCGCCGCGGAGCACGATGACCGGGTTCATCGTCCCGCGCCGGCCGCTCCCGCCGCcgccccgcggcggcggcggcggcggcggctgcgtaaACTGCTCTAGGAAGCCGCCATCACACTCCGGGCAGACGACAGTGGACGGAGATGCCCTCACGAAGCGGCTGCAGCTGTAGCACCAGTAAGACACCGGAGACGACTCCATCCCCGAAATCGAAGACCCCGACCCTTGAGGCCCCGACCAAATCGAGCCGGAAAACTCGCAGGCTCACTCCAGACGCAAATTGAAGACGGCGGACAGACTCAGATCCAGGAGATTTCGGGGAGCGAGGCGCCGAAATCCCCAAATCGAACTCCGCCGGCTTCGAATCGGGGGTTCGGGGGAGGGGAGACgacgggaggggaggggaggggaattGTGGGGGTGGGTGAGTGGGTGGGGCGGTTTTATGTGGGACGGCGCTGCCGGAGCTGTGACGTGGCGGGTGACGGAGATGCACGTGGAGCGCGGCCATTGGGAAGGTTACGCCGTTAGCTAGCTGCCGGTGGTGACGTTGACTGGTCTGCCGGCCGGGGAAGTCAAGGGGAAGGCGGGGAGCCCGGGATGGGCGGGATCGGCGGCGGCCGGGTGGGTTTGGCAAACCGCCGCGTGGATGGAAGGACGGAAGAAAGAAGGCAGGCGGTTTTGACTCGCGCGGTGAAAAGCGTCAGGTTTAAATTTATCGTGGTTTTGGTTTGACGCCGGCCACCAGTTTAAAACCGAGAAACAGTACGACTATGGGGTGGTTGGGAGGGCTTCTCCCGACGAGCTCCTTTAGTCAGAGCCGTTTAAAATGGTGTAGGTTTCTCTTTTTTTCACTGAAAAAAGCTTCTTCAACGAAACGAAACGTTTGGCAGAGCTTCTCTGGTGGAGTCGAAACCGGAGCTGAGAAGAAGCCCTGGCAAACAGACCCTACATGTGCAGGATCCTTTTGAACTTTCAGAGTGTAAATTAGTTAAACTTGTTGATCGCAACCCATATTAACATGACACAAACAAAAAGATGACACTGGTACATGACTTTTCTTTGGATGTGAGTCAGACTTTCAAATCAGCATGGCTTCATATGATTTTTTTATGTTTAAATATGAAATAGTTTGACTTGGAAAAAAAATTGTGCTGATATATTTTTTGATAGAGATGTATCATGTTGTCGCTTAAGATATTAATACGACTCCAGTTTGCAAGTCTTGTAAAAGTAAGGTAAACTACtttaaatatatatagttatataaaTTATGAAAGTATTTTCATGGTTAATTTGGCAGCACCGACCATGTTTTGAAAATTTACGTAATTTTTATATAATGGTTGACCAAGTTTCAGAggtttttctttcaaaaaaaagttTCAGAACTTTAACTAGCTATAATCCTGAAATGACCTACATGGCTACATTTCTATTGGAATCGAAGGGGAGTAGTTAACTCTTTGCTTTTTGTCAATTGTCTTAGAATTTCCTTTCTGGCTCTTCAAATATATTGGCAAAAGTCATCCACTTTTGCTTCTCGACGAAAGGATATTCGCAgctatacagcctgttcgtttggctggacTTGTTCGttactggttcgtgaagaagtactgctggctggcttggtgtaagagaaaaatactgtttcgattgaaaatttacgatcatttacgataagcacgagccaaacgaacaggctgatagatGGTTCTGCGAATGGTCGCCGTTGCTGCAACAACTTCACTTTCAGTCGCTTTCTAATCACTAGTAGATGCTCATCGGCGAATACAGGGTCAAAAAGGTCTCCTTAAGTCAccatattattttttttcttaattaTACAGCGCATTTTCTGGTTAAACAAAAAACCGTAAACCAATTGCTGTATTTTTTTAAAACCGCAAACCAATTGACATTCACATGTGCCTACATGTACAGGAACAAAATAGCCATATTCCAAAAGTcactggccccgttcgctggtctgaaatttaACTGAAACTAgctgattgtgtgagagagaaacactataGCAGCTGGTTGATAAACAGTGCACctgtgaggaggaggagccggctagTCTGGTTTTTCCAGACCAGCGAACGCAGCCAGTAAAGTTTGACACGTGCTCGAGTCCACGTCAGGGATAGATCAGATCTATAGAACCAACAAAGAAACTTCATATGCTGTCATGCTCAATCAGACATGATACAATCATCACTCCTTGTCTGCGAAGAAAGTTGACGAGAAGCTTCCTCCCCATCCCTTGTGGTCACGGCTTCTGCTATTCCAAGCCTACGACGCAATTCAACGTCAACAACTGCAATCACACCCGGGCATTGGTCACAGATATCTGTAGATGACTTGACGTTCAATTCAGAAAAAAATGATATCACCTtcattttagaagaaaaaaaatcgaTACAAGACATTATCTTAAAAAAAATTCCAGAGTTGTTTGCAAAGCTCAAACATTCATAGTTGTTTACACAACATATCCACAACAAATCACCAGGCTATGCCGAGGCTGCAAATTTCCGCCatgttcggctggctggaaaaacggctgatgctgatgttgatttgttgtgagagaaaaatactgttattttGTTGAAACGGTACTGctgataaattcaagcgaacaGGACCTTCCATAGTCCAGGAATAGGCAGTCAGTTCATTCCCACCTTCTCTATATAGCCTCACAGCTCACTTGGCATAATTCACAAAGGAACGATCAAGTTATTATTTTGCTCTTCTAGAAGAATAGCAAACAGAAATATAATATTAGGTGTAGATGTAGATGTAGTTTCTGTTTCCAAGGTTCGTATCCAAAAGTCAATGCCTAACCAGcccaagtttcaacatgcaaGCAACAGAGAAATATAAGATATACAGACTTCAGTTTCAAAGTTATTGGTGTATATGGCGCAACAATTCAGGCAGATTTGATATTAATAACATTAAATATATCCAAAGTGGCAAACTGTTCATTAACCCCCAACACCAGAAACAGCGCTAGCACACCTTTTGGTGTGAAAGGCACCATATATGAACACCCCAGAAACTCAACTGATCAAAACATGTTGTTACTGCTAGATTCAGATTGAAGCACAATGTGATTCAAGTGCGATATAGAATTTATGAAGCATCTGTTATACAATAACTTTTACTTACAACTTGAATAATGAGAAGAAATCGGGCTAATTTGAACTAACAAAAACAAGGAGCTAACCAGTCTTCACAATGACATAAAACCTGAGAAAAGGAGATGTTGAAGACTGATATGCATCTGAAGAGCATTGTTAGCATAGGCAGCACACATAATCTGCATAAAAGTAATTCCAGCAGATAGAGGAGTCAAAGACTTACTTAAGTATGCAGTATCATCTAAATATGGTagataaataacataggtgatcaGTAATATGGTCAGATTTCACATGAGGAACAGAAACATGACAACTGTATGCAGTATGATCTAAATATGGTAGATACATAACATAGGGATCAGTTGTATGGTCAGATTTCACATGAGGAACATAAACATGACAATGGCCAACCTCGTACAGGAAGTATGGTTCATTGACAAATGGAGGTGCCAACTGCTCTAACTAGTAACTAATGTATCCAATTCCAAATGAAGTCATTTTAGGATTCAATCAGGCAAAAAAAAATTAACTTGGACCATCAGAATATTAAAAGTGGTATGTATTGACAACATATGGTTGATGTTATTCATCATGTAAAATATTTTTCATAAAATATAATTTTCACTATTTGAGATTTGTATATTTTGACCCCAAAAAAATCCAAGTCAAAGTGCCACATTGGAGACTGTTGCTATCCTAAATAAACAACCTATATTTGGAATATTTGGTTCAATTATAGAATAAGGTGAGATTGCCTTAATTATAGAAATTAATAAAAGAGTGGGAGCATTTACATGACATGTTTTGAGGTAACGCCACAGACTGTTTCCCATAAGAGTgacaagtttttttttctatataaaGGTACAAACTCACTGATTGGAACACTTGCCTAAAGAGACGGCAAAGAAAAGTGTCTAATGAGCAAATCAAAATAATATAAGGGGCTGTTTGGATCCCTTCATTTTGAAGGAATTGAAATCTGGATTAGgctatttggtttgaaatttgacattccataactTTCCCAAGTTCACAAATAAGCCTATCTTAAATTCATAGGTTGGGAGATGGAAATGGATTCTATAAATGACTATGCTATAATTCTACCCTCCAACTTATAacacactcttcaactcacttccctacaatagaaatgcaacatataagtatgccccttgtatgcctaacaataaatacaacaacaacatagcctttcagtccaatcaagttggggtaggctagagttgaaacccaccaagagccctaagtcacggttcaggcacttcaatagctgctttccaagtattcctattcaaacatagatctctagatatatcccaagctttcaaatctctttttattgcctcctccatgtcaatttcggtcttcctttacctctcctcatattattagcttgactTAGGACTCCACagtgcactggtgcctctggaggtctcctttggacatgatcaaaccacctcaaccgatgttggacaagcttttcttcaattggtgctacctctagacgattacgtatatcatcgttccgaactcggtccattcttgtgtgaccgtaaATTCATCGCAatatacgcatttctgcaacactcagttgttgaacatgtcgaatctttgtaggccaacattctgttcCATACaatatagccggtctaatcgccgttctatagaacttgccttttagcttttgtgataccctcttgtcacagagaatgccagaagctcgTCGTCACTTGATCCACCCGGCTTTGATTCTATggaacgtccgcatcaatatctccatccctctgtagcatcgatcccagataccgaaaggtatccttcttaggcacttcttgaccttccaaactcacatctcatgtattcggttttagttctgctcaatctaaaacctttagactcaagggtctactaccataactctagtttcatatttactcccgcctgactttcgtccactaacactacatcatcagcgaacaacatacaccaagagatatccccttgtatgttcctggtaacctcatccattaccaaggcaaagagatacgggcttaagactgatccttgatgaagtccaattttaatcggaaagtaatctgtgttaccatcgtttgttcgaacactagtcacaacattgttgtacatatcCTTGATGAAACGGCGCATCACGGGGGtaacgacccggcccttgctcatttaacaccatacccgggtttcgacatggcgcgtcgctaagagggttacgccccaacgggattcttttgggtttcatctccattaaagtggctaagtttttacattggctcgccgcgcctaacacaaccctcctcctttaccagggcttgagaCCTActatgcctaacaataaatatacaaatatattccatatacaactatattaacttaattaatctatgtctaaattgtaattattagaatgaattcaatttcaaGGATCGAAACGGGCCCTAAGTGAATCTGCTAATAAAGATAGCATGCAAGATGACATGTATTGTGTATGTTGAATGGGTGAGCATTATAGTCAATGTCCTTGTTAGCATATTATCTGGGGGAGTGTATATTATGTGTTGCTCAAAAAGTTTGGGCGCAAAAGAATTCATTAAAGTTATGTTTTGCCACGTACTATTATCCACCTTATGAAGTATCCAAGATGGTTTAGTGGTATAACAACTTAAAGTTAATGATGGTTTTCTCCTTAAAATGTTTCGGTTGGAATCTTGTTGACAAAATAACTTGATAACGCCATGATCCTTTCATTTCAATTCAATCAAAGATGGCTTGAATGTTTCATCTTATGTAAGCTCTTAAAGTATATTTTCA harbors:
- the LOC136533664 gene encoding E3 ubiquitin-protein ligase RDUF2-like encodes the protein MESSPVSYWCYSCSRFVRASPSTVVCPECDGGFLEQFTQPPPPPPPRGGGGSGRRGTMNPVIVLRGGSLSGFELYYDDGAGEGLRPLPGDVQHLLMGSGFHRLLDQFSRLEAAAPRPPASKAAVESMPSVTVAGGGAHCAVCQEAFEPGAAGREMPCKHVYHQDCILPWLSLRNSCPVCRQELPAAATPDAEADAGLTIWRLPRGGFAVGRFAGGPREQLPVVYTELDGGFSNGVGPRRVTWPEGDGQVDGGEGRIRRLLRNLFGCFGQPASSSQSRSG